TCAAAATCCTGGCGGTCACGGATGAGCTCACGGGATTGCCCAACCGGCGCGCCTTCGATCTAGCCCTCGGTTCGGAAATGCGCCGCGCCGCCCGCAACCGGTCATCCCTTGCGGTGCTGTTGATCGATGTTGACCACTTCAAGCGCATCAATGATCGTTTCGGACATGCGGTGGGTGATGTGGTGCTGGCTCGGATCGCCAGGGAAATCTCTCGTTGCATCCGACGGCCCGGTGACTTTGCCGCGCGGTATGGCGGCGAGGAGTTCGTCGCGATCCTGCCCGCGACTGAAGCGGGTGGGGCCAGCTTTCTCGCCGAGCGCATGCGGCTGACGATTGCCTCGATGGAGCCCTGCCCGGGCGAACCATCTCTCGCCAAGGTCACTGTCAGCATCGGTGTTGCTGCGACCCTTGCGCAACCGTCTTCGTCTGGTGCCGAACTCGTGACTTGGGCGGATCGCGCGCTGTACGAGGCGAAAGGAGCGGGTAGAAACCGCGTCGCCTGCTACCGCGAGGATGAACGCGCCACACCAATGTCAAGCAGCCGTATGCCGTCTGGTAGCTAGATGAGAGGGCGCTGGCACTTCGTGGCCGGCGCATGGTTTCCCCAACGCCGGCCGATTAGCTTCAGGCCACCTCCACCTCGCGGATCGCACCCACCATGGCCTGCGCGCAGGCGGCGTAGGTTCGGCGGCGCAGCCACAATCTCGCTCAGGCTGTTTGGCGGCAGAGGAGCGCCTTGCTCCAACCTCGATGAGGCCGTACCGTTTCTCCAGCCCTTCCGTAGGCTGGATCGATGCGTCGGCACTCAATGCCGGTGTAGTCCCCAGGTATCCCGGAGAGGTTTGGCGCCGGCTCTGGCCCATAACGGTGGTGTGACCGGTTCGGCTCGTCCGAACCTTCCCCAGGTGACCAGCCAGGGTCGGCGTCTTCGAGACTTGGTGGAGTTCTCTACATTTTGGCTCTCTCGGCCTTCTCGCAGATAACCATCGGCCAACGTGCGCCAACAGCTGACACTGCGATGGACGACCAAGCCGACACTCAGCCAACCGTCTTCTAAAGCCCACGTGCGCGAAGTCTCCTCCGCGACTCTACTCCGCGACCTTCAACACGACCTTGCCGAACCCGCCGCCGGCTTCCATGGCGCGATGTGCTCGGCTGCCCGGCCGGCCACGCCGGGAATGGAACCGTGAGCTTTCGTTCGGATGATTTCGAAGCCCAGCGCGCGGCGGCCGAGGCGGGTCTAGGCATCGCATTTCTGCCGAGCTGGGTCGTCGGTCCGGACGTGAAGTCCCGCAAGCTCGTGCGCCTGCCGCTCGGGGGCGAGCCCTGGAACGACGGCAACGCGGGCATCTACCTCCTGCGCGCTTTGCCGCAGCCAAGCGCGAAGGTGCGGGCCTTTTCCGAGGCCTTACGCAAGTTCATCGGCAATCCTCCCGTATGGGATTCATGATCCATGCCCGATCGACGGGAGGGCGCCAGGAGCGGACTTGCCAAGAGCGGCTCTGGGCGTCCGCTTTGCGCCCGAGGCTGTGTGAGAACTCTGCGCGGCTGATCGGTCAAGCTGCCTTTTCTATGGCGCGCGTCGGCTCCGGTCACCCGGCTATCGCCTTGAGTGTTGGGGCCACGCCGGCCACGGCAATGGCACGCTTCATGTTGTAAGCCAGTATCGCCAGGCTGGCTTCGGTGGCGACGTGCTTGAGGCCGCGCGTTCGGAAGTGGGTGGCCCCCATCCATCCTTTTATGGTGCCGAAGACGTGCTCGACCGTGCAGCGGCGGACCGCCATGGCTTCGGGCATCGCTTGAAGCCTGCGCTCCATGGCATCGAGCACTGCTTCTTGCTCCCATCGTCGGATGCGCTTCTCTTTGCCGGCCGTGCACAGGGAACGCGATGGGTAGGCGCTGCAGGCCTTCTGGTTGAAGTAGACGCTGATGAGCTTGCCGCCCTCCACCCGGGCAAAGCGTTTCTGCAGCTGTTGACCGGCGGGGCAGCGATAGGCGTCGGTCTGCGGCTCGTGCACGAACCTAGCCTTGCCCCAGAAGCCGCGCGCCTGTGCCGGTGAGGTATTTGGC
This sequence is a window from Xanthobacter dioxanivorans. Protein-coding genes within it:
- a CDS encoding transposase codes for the protein MATGSDHRGVVGYNVQAAVDTRHHIVVANAVTNRGHDRSHLLEMATAAQAETGAAEMIALADRGYYEGEQIRACAEAGIIPIVPKPNTSPAQARGFWGKARFVHEPQTDAYRCPAGQQLQKRFARVEGGKLISVYFNQKACSAYPSRSLCTAGKEKRIRRWEQEAVLDAMERRLQAMPEAMAVRRCTVEHVFGTIKGWMGATHFRTRGLKHVATEASLAILAYNMKRAIAVAGVAPTLKAIAG